In Kineococcus sp. NBC_00420, a single genomic region encodes these proteins:
- a CDS encoding SDR family oxidoreductase yields MRVFITGASGWIGSHTVDEFLAHGHQVLGLARSDASAAALQAKGAEVLRGDLDDLDALRRGAESTEGTVHLANKHDFANPAVSNAAERAAVQTIADTLVGSDRPFLMASGLGGIARGRAGTEDDVNPSYGLDSFRGGAENLALEYAQKGVRVLAARFAPTVHGAGDHGFIAALVAAARAAGSSGYVGDGSNHWSAVHVTDAARMVRLAVECAPAGNVLHSVAEEGITTKEIATAIGAGLDLPVVPVAPEAATDHFGWIGTFFALDLQASSLRTRALLGWEPAGPTLGEDLAGGGYFA; encoded by the coding sequence GTGCGCGTCTTCATCACCGGAGCATCGGGCTGGATCGGTTCGCACACCGTCGACGAGTTCCTCGCCCACGGGCACCAGGTCCTCGGCCTGGCGCGCTCCGACGCCTCCGCCGCCGCGCTGCAGGCCAAGGGGGCCGAGGTCCTGCGCGGCGACCTCGACGACCTCGACGCCCTGCGCCGCGGCGCGGAGTCCACCGAGGGCACCGTCCACCTCGCCAACAAGCACGACTTCGCGAACCCGGCCGTCTCCAACGCCGCCGAACGTGCTGCGGTGCAGACGATCGCGGACACCCTCGTGGGTTCCGACCGACCGTTCCTGATGGCCAGCGGCCTCGGTGGCATCGCCCGGGGCCGGGCCGGCACCGAGGACGACGTCAACCCCTCGTACGGCCTCGACTCCTTCCGGGGCGGGGCGGAGAACCTCGCCCTCGAGTACGCGCAGAAGGGGGTGCGGGTCCTGGCCGCCCGGTTCGCCCCGACCGTCCACGGCGCCGGGGACCACGGTTTCATCGCCGCCCTCGTCGCCGCCGCACGGGCGGCGGGTTCCTCCGGGTACGTCGGTGACGGCTCGAACCACTGGTCGGCGGTCCACGTCACCGACGCGGCCCGCATGGTCCGTCTCGCCGTCGAGTGTGCCCCCGCCGGCAACGTCCTGCACTCCGTCGCCGAGGAGGGGATCACCACGAAGGAGATCGCCACCGCGATCGGCGCGGGGCTCGACCTCCCCGTGGTCCCCGTCGCCCCGGAAGCGGCCACCGACCACTTCGGCTGGATCGGGACGTTCTTCGCGCTCGACCTGCAGGCTTCCAGCCTCAGGACCCGGGCCCTGCTCGGCTGGGAACCGGCCGGTCCGACGCTGGGCGAGGACCTCGCCGGGGGTGGCTACTTCGCCTGA
- the purS gene encoding phosphoribosylformylglycinamidine synthase subunit PurS, whose amino-acid sequence MGRVVIDVMPKPEILDPQGKAVVGALPRLGFDLFTSVRQGKRFELEVAGEVTPEVLEQARKAAETLLSNPVIEDVVSVRDASGTPAEVTA is encoded by the coding sequence ATGGGCCGCGTCGTCATCGACGTCATGCCGAAACCCGAGATCCTCGACCCGCAGGGGAAGGCCGTCGTCGGCGCCCTTCCGCGCCTCGGGTTCGATCTCTTCACCAGCGTCCGTCAGGGCAAGCGCTTCGAGCTGGAGGTGGCCGGCGAGGTCACCCCCGAGGTGCTCGAGCAGGCCCGGAAGGCCGCCGAGACGCTGCTCTCGAACCCCGTGATCGAGGACGTCGTCAGCGTCCGGGACGCCTCCGGCACCCCGGCCGAGGTCACCGCGTGA
- the purL gene encoding phosphoribosylformylglycinamidine synthase subunit PurL, with amino-acid sequence MSTLTALDTVGRAEQTPDHPQPWKELGLKADEYERIREILQRRPTGAELAMYSVMWSEHCSYKSSKVHLKTFGDHLTEDMKTSLMVGIGENAGVVDIGQGWAVTFKVESHNHPSYIEPYQGAATGVGGIIRDIMAMGARPIAVMDSLRFGAIDHPDTARVVPGVVSGVGGYGNCIGLPNIGGEVVFDPTYQGNPLVNALCIGSLRHEDLHLANARGVGNLVVLFGARTGGDGIGGVSVLASETFDATGPSKRPAVQVGDPFQEKVLIECCLDLFHAGLVEGIQDLGGAGLSCATSELASAGDGGMVIHLDRVPLRDPSLSPEEILMSESQERMMAIVTPANVEEFLAVTAKWDVEAAVLGEVTDGTHLVVQWHGETVVDVPPRTVAHDGPVYERPYQRPASQDALQANTPDSLPRPGTDVELRDTLLRMVASPNLCSRAWVTDQYDRYVMGGTALATPDDAGVVRVDEETNLGVALSLDGNGRFARLDPRTGAQLALAEAYRNVAAAGAKPLAVTDCLNFGSPEDSGVMWQFAEAVQGLALACEELGVPVTGGNVSLYNQTGDDGLNSAILPTPVIGVLGVLDDVRRRTPSGWKESGQNVYLLGTTRDELGGSEWAWAEHGHLGGLPPVLDLAHEKLLGDILVQCSRDGLIDAAHDLSDGGLAQALVESVLRYGVGARVWLDELLDRDGIDAFTALFSESAGRAIVSVPREEEIRFTDMCTARGLAHVRIGVTDDGDGSVPGLLDVQGRFQVPVAELREAHTGTLPRHFG; translated from the coding sequence GTGAGCACGCTCACCGCCCTGGACACCGTGGGTCGTGCGGAGCAGACCCCGGACCACCCGCAGCCGTGGAAGGAACTCGGCCTCAAGGCCGACGAGTACGAGCGGATCCGCGAGATCCTGCAGCGCCGCCCCACCGGCGCCGAGCTCGCGATGTACTCGGTCATGTGGAGCGAGCACTGCTCCTACAAGAGCTCCAAGGTCCACCTCAAGACCTTCGGCGACCACCTCACCGAGGACATGAAGACGTCCCTCATGGTCGGGATCGGCGAGAACGCCGGGGTCGTCGACATCGGTCAGGGCTGGGCCGTGACCTTCAAGGTCGAGTCCCACAACCACCCCAGCTACATCGAGCCCTACCAGGGTGCGGCCACCGGCGTCGGCGGGATCATCCGCGACATCATGGCCATGGGTGCCCGCCCGATCGCCGTCATGGACTCGCTGCGGTTCGGGGCGATCGACCACCCCGACACCGCCCGCGTCGTCCCGGGCGTCGTGTCCGGGGTCGGCGGGTACGGCAACTGCATCGGGCTGCCGAACATCGGCGGCGAGGTCGTCTTCGACCCGACCTACCAGGGCAACCCCCTCGTCAACGCCCTCTGCATCGGTTCGCTGCGCCACGAGGACCTGCACCTGGCCAACGCCCGTGGCGTCGGCAACCTCGTCGTGCTCTTCGGCGCCCGCACCGGCGGCGACGGCATCGGCGGCGTCTCGGTGCTGGCCAGCGAGACGTTCGACGCGACCGGCCCCTCGAAGCGGCCGGCCGTCCAGGTCGGGGACCCGTTCCAGGAGAAGGTGCTCATCGAGTGCTGCCTGGACCTGTTCCACGCCGGTCTGGTCGAGGGCATCCAGGACCTCGGCGGGGCCGGGTTGTCCTGCGCCACGAGCGAACTGGCCTCGGCCGGTGACGGCGGGATGGTCATCCACCTCGACCGCGTCCCGCTGCGCGACCCCTCGCTCTCGCCCGAGGAGATCCTCATGAGCGAGTCCCAGGAACGCATGATGGCGATCGTCACGCCGGCGAACGTCGAGGAGTTCCTCGCGGTCACCGCGAAGTGGGACGTCGAGGCCGCCGTGCTCGGCGAGGTCACCGATGGCACCCACCTCGTCGTGCAGTGGCACGGCGAGACCGTCGTCGACGTCCCGCCGCGCACCGTCGCCCACGACGGCCCGGTCTACGAACGCCCCTACCAACGTCCCGCGTCGCAGGACGCGCTGCAGGCGAACACCCCCGACTCCCTGCCTCGTCCCGGCACCGACGTGGAACTTCGCGACACCCTGCTGCGCATGGTCGCCTCGCCGAACCTCTGCTCGCGGGCGTGGGTCACCGACCAGTACGACCGCTACGTCATGGGGGGGACGGCGCTCGCGACCCCCGACGACGCGGGTGTCGTGCGCGTCGACGAGGAGACGAACCTCGGGGTCGCGCTGAGCCTCGACGGGAACGGCCGGTTCGCGCGGCTCGACCCGCGCACCGGGGCCCAGCTCGCGCTGGCCGAGGCGTACCGGAACGTGGCCGCGGCCGGGGCGAAACCCCTCGCGGTCACCGACTGCCTGAACTTCGGCTCGCCCGAGGACTCCGGGGTCATGTGGCAGTTCGCCGAGGCCGTGCAGGGTCTGGCGCTCGCGTGCGAGGAACTCGGGGTTCCCGTCACCGGTGGCAACGTGTCGCTCTACAACCAGACCGGTGACGACGGTCTGAACTCCGCGATCCTCCCCACCCCGGTCATCGGGGTCCTGGGCGTCCTCGACGACGTCCGTCGTCGCACCCCGTCGGGGTGGAAGGAGTCCGGGCAGAACGTCTACCTGCTCGGCACCACCCGCGACGAACTCGGTGGTTCCGAGTGGGCCTGGGCCGAACACGGTCACCTCGGCGGCCTGCCGCCGGTGCTCGACCTCGCCCACGAGAAGCTCCTCGGGGACATCCTCGTGCAGTGCTCGCGCGACGGTCTGATCGACGCCGCCCACGACCTGTCCGACGGTGGCCTCGCGCAGGCCCTCGTCGAGTCCGTCCTGCGGTACGGGGTCGGCGCACGGGTGTGGCTCGACGAACTCCTCGACCGCGACGGGATCGACGCGTTCACCGCGTTGTTCTCCGAGTCGGCCGGCCGGGCGATCGTGTCCGTGCCGCGCGAGGAGGAGATCCGGTTCACCGACATGTGCACCGCGCGCGGTCTCGCGCACGTGCGCATCGGGGTGACCGACGACGGCGACGGGAGCGTGCCCGGCCTGCTCGACGTGCAGGGCCGGTTCCAGGTTCCCGTCGCGGAACTCCGCGAGGCGCACACGGGGACGCTGCCCCGGCACTTCGGCTGA
- a CDS encoding TetR/AcrR family transcriptional regulator, giving the protein MARWEPGSSQRLQQAALDLFDEQGYERTTVAEIAARAGVTERTFFRCFSDKREVLFAGSERLLEEFTLAVANSAATAPAEMAADALAGSSEFFGEERRPWARRRAAVVFGHPALAEREQLKMSALATAVAAALRERGVDEPAATLLAHSTITVFRVAFETWIADDTGRTMTQIQQELFAALRLSLAG; this is encoded by the coding sequence ATGGCACGGTGGGAACCCGGTTCGTCGCAGCGGTTGCAGCAGGCGGCCCTCGACCTCTTCGACGAGCAGGGCTACGAGCGGACCACCGTGGCCGAGATCGCGGCCCGCGCCGGGGTGACCGAGCGGACGTTCTTCCGCTGCTTCAGCGACAAGCGCGAAGTGCTGTTCGCGGGCAGCGAGCGACTGCTGGAGGAGTTCACCCTCGCCGTGGCGAACTCCGCCGCCACCGCCCCCGCCGAGATGGCCGCGGACGCGCTGGCCGGTTCGAGCGAGTTCTTCGGCGAGGAACGCCGGCCGTGGGCCCGGCGCCGCGCGGCGGTCGTCTTCGGCCACCCCGCGCTCGCCGAACGCGAACAGCTGAAGATGAGCGCCCTGGCGACGGCCGTGGCCGCTGCCCTGCGCGAGCGCGGGGTCGACGAACCCGCGGCGACCCTGCTGGCGCACTCCACGATCACGGTGTTCCGGGTCGCGTTCGAGACCTGGATCGCGGACGACACGGGCCGGACGATGACGCAGATCCAGCAGGAGCTGTTCGCGGCCCTGCGCCTCAGCCTGGCCGGCTGA
- a CDS encoding GGDEF domain-containing protein, whose product MSTSVLFDVGVFAAGLLVLVGAALWWHATGANRDVFTALAFCIPVGWVLTRFPLMVTSVATGIQVPFAPVLLFYLQTFYDTPVALLAWPLTALPAYLVDRRAWTSRLFNAGSSIVSSLLATLVVAALQPLDPVRPAQLFAVLAGAATYFAADTLLSAVSIAIEYRRTLFEELADPGALIGGALFLLVSVLGYLAAAVNIAMPTWIASLILVPGMAVVVAAWAWRRAHQSRAQQRQLFEAAVRIHAVTTADDLVTVLEAQPATLVSGGRLAVRTQPPGPGEVGYELGDEDPLRWIVAPRASNREGQQFDEVALASLGSLASAALVRLRLAAEAERLALVDPLTGLPNRRAFTSRLEQAVGAESAIAVLFVDLDGFKAVNDTLGHAAGDELLCEVADRLRSAAGAGGFAARLGGDEFALVLPDLFPGVADDTAEAVVVALRTPFLLSAGPATISASVGLTAFEDGDDADSLLSRADAAMYAAKRSGGGRCVLAE is encoded by the coding sequence GTGAGCACGTCCGTGCTCTTCGACGTCGGTGTCTTCGCGGCGGGACTGCTCGTGCTGGTGGGCGCCGCCCTGTGGTGGCACGCGACCGGGGCCAACCGGGACGTCTTCACGGCGCTGGCCTTCTGCATCCCCGTCGGCTGGGTCCTCACCCGCTTCCCGCTGATGGTGACGAGCGTGGCCACCGGCATCCAGGTGCCCTTCGCCCCCGTGCTGCTGTTCTACCTGCAGACCTTCTACGACACCCCCGTCGCGCTGCTGGCCTGGCCGCTCACCGCGCTGCCCGCGTACCTGGTCGACCGGCGGGCCTGGACGAGCCGGCTCTTCAACGCCGGTTCCTCGATCGTCTCCAGCCTGCTCGCGACCCTGGTCGTCGCCGCGCTGCAGCCGCTCGACCCGGTCCGTCCGGCGCAGCTGTTCGCGGTGCTGGCCGGGGCGGCGACCTACTTCGCCGCCGACACCCTGCTCTCGGCCGTGTCCATCGCGATCGAGTACCGCCGGACGCTGTTCGAGGAACTGGCCGACCCGGGCGCGCTCATCGGTGGGGCGCTGTTCCTGCTCGTCTCCGTCCTCGGCTACCTCGCGGCGGCCGTCAACATCGCGATGCCCACGTGGATCGCCTCGCTGATCCTCGTGCCCGGGATGGCCGTCGTTGTCGCGGCGTGGGCGTGGCGACGCGCCCACCAGAGCCGTGCGCAGCAGCGTCAGCTGTTCGAGGCCGCCGTCCGCATCCACGCGGTGACCACCGCGGACGACCTCGTGACCGTGCTCGAAGCACAGCCCGCGACGCTGGTCTCCGGCGGGCGCCTCGCGGTCCGGACCCAGCCCCCCGGTCCTGGCGAGGTCGGGTACGAGCTCGGCGACGAGGATCCACTGCGCTGGATCGTCGCCCCCCGGGCGAGCAACCGGGAGGGTCAGCAGTTCGACGAGGTCGCCCTGGCCTCGCTGGGCTCGCTGGCCTCGGCCGCGCTGGTCCGGCTGCGACTGGCCGCGGAGGCGGAACGGCTGGCCCTCGTCGACCCGCTGACCGGGCTGCCGAACCGGCGGGCCTTCACCAGCCGGCTGGAGCAGGCCGTGGGCGCGGAGTCGGCCATCGCGGTCCTCTTCGTCGACCTCGACGGGTTCAAGGCCGTGAACGACACGCTCGGGCACGCGGCGGGTGACGAGCTGCTCTGCGAGGTCGCGGACCGGCTGCGCAGCGCGGCCGGGGCCGGCGGTTTCGCCGCCCGGCTCGGGGGCGACGAGTTCGCCCTGGTCCTGCCCGACCTCTTCCCCGGGGTCGCCGACGACACGGCCGAGGCCGTCGTCGTGGCGCTGCGCACGCCGTTCCTGCTCTCCGCCGGGCCGGCCACGATCAGCGCCAGCGTGGGGCTGACCGCCTTCGAGGACGGCGACGACGCCGACTCGCTGCTCTCCCGGGCCGACGCCGCGATGTACGCGGCCAAGCGCTCCGGCGGCGGGCGGTGCGTCCTCGCCGAGTGA
- a CDS encoding SDR family oxidoreductase — translation MTASSLFDVSGRLALVTGSTRGIGRALAEGLVRAGCDVAVNGRSAEAAERVAAELSALGPGTAHACAFDVTDSAAVDAAVAALEEVAPIDVLVNNTGMQQRKPFTEFTDDEWQRLLDVNLTSAFTVARAVAGRMVPRGRGKIVNVLSVQSEVVRPGIAPYAATKGGLKMLTKGMCADLGGYGIQVNGLGPGYFATELTAALVADEEFTAWVSGRTPAGRWGDVAELVGPLLFLCSDASGFVNGQTLHVDGGMLAVL, via the coding sequence GTGACCGCCAGCTCCCTCTTCGACGTCTCCGGCCGCCTCGCCCTGGTGACCGGTTCCACCCGCGGCATCGGGCGCGCCCTGGCCGAAGGTCTGGTCCGGGCCGGGTGCGACGTCGCCGTCAACGGACGGAGCGCGGAGGCCGCGGAGCGGGTCGCCGCCGAACTCAGCGCGCTCGGTCCGGGCACCGCCCACGCCTGCGCGTTCGACGTCACCGACTCCGCCGCGGTGGACGCCGCGGTCGCCGCGCTGGAGGAGGTCGCGCCGATCGACGTGCTGGTGAACAACACCGGGATGCAGCAGCGGAAGCCCTTCACCGAGTTCACCGACGACGAGTGGCAGCGGCTGCTCGACGTGAACCTCACCAGCGCGTTCACCGTGGCCCGGGCCGTGGCCGGGCGGATGGTCCCGCGCGGGCGGGGGAAGATCGTCAACGTCCTGTCCGTGCAGAGCGAGGTCGTCCGCCCGGGGATCGCGCCCTACGCCGCCACCAAGGGCGGGCTGAAGATGCTGACCAAGGGCATGTGCGCCGACCTCGGCGGGTACGGGATCCAGGTGAACGGCCTGGGTCCCGGGTACTTCGCGACCGAACTCACCGCGGCCCTGGTGGCCGACGAGGAGTTCACCGCCTGGGTCTCCGGGCGGACCCCCGCCGGCCGCTGGGGCGACGTCGCGGAACTCGTGGGCCCGCTGCTGTTCCTGTGCTCCGACGCCTCGGGTTTCGTCAACGGGCAGACGCTGCACGTCGACGGCGGGATGCTCGCGGTCCTCTAG
- the purQ gene encoding phosphoribosylformylglycinamidine synthase subunit PurQ: MKIGVVTFPGSLDDGDARRAVRLAGGEAVVLWHADADLHGVDAVVLPGGFSYGDYLRCGAIARFAPVMAEVVRAAGGGMPVLGICNGFQVLCESHLLPGALVRNDHQKFLCRDQRLRVESTATAWTSTYAAGQEITIPLKNGEGGFVADTATLDRLEGEGRVVFRYLDGNPNGSMRDIAGISNERGNVVGLMPHPEHAVEELFGPGLDGLGLFTSVLSAGLEALA, from the coding sequence GTGAAGATCGGCGTCGTGACCTTCCCCGGGTCGCTCGACGACGGCGACGCCCGTCGCGCGGTGCGTCTCGCCGGCGGCGAGGCCGTCGTGCTCTGGCACGCCGACGCCGACCTGCACGGGGTCGACGCGGTCGTCCTGCCGGGCGGGTTCTCCTACGGCGACTACCTGCGCTGCGGCGCGATCGCCCGCTTCGCGCCCGTGATGGCCGAGGTCGTCCGCGCGGCCGGGGGCGGGATGCCCGTCCTGGGCATCTGCAACGGCTTCCAGGTGCTGTGCGAGTCGCACCTGCTGCCGGGTGCGCTGGTCCGCAACGACCACCAGAAGTTCCTGTGCCGCGACCAGCGGCTGCGGGTCGAGTCGACCGCCACCGCGTGGACGTCCACGTACGCGGCGGGACAGGAGATCACGATCCCGCTGAAGAACGGCGAAGGCGGTTTCGTCGCCGACACCGCGACGCTGGACCGCCTCGAGGGGGAGGGCCGCGTGGTCTTCCGCTACCTCGACGGCAACCCCAACGGGTCGATGCGCGACATCGCCGGGATCAGCAACGAACGCGGCAACGTCGTGGGGCTCATGCCGCACCCCGAGCACGCCGTCGAGGAACTGTTCGGCCCGGGACTGGACGGCCTCGGCCTGTTCACCTCGGTGCTGAGCGCCGGACTGGAGGCACTCGCGTGA
- a CDS encoding Gfo/Idh/MocA family protein: MTPPAPTRFAVVGSGWRSQFFVRLARMAPDRLRVTSVVTRTAGRAEEISAGWGVPAVLTLEEALRERPDFVIASVPWAAMPDLVRELVAAGVPVLAETPPAPDVEGLRSLWHDVGGSGRVQVAEQYLLMPGHAARLAVVRDGTIGEPTSVQISSTHMYHAVSLVRGLLGVGTEDVVVNAREFTAPLLDPLSGAGWDPSARPRDATTTLATLDFGGRTGLYDFTDNQWWNPLRGRRLLVRGTRGEIADDAVTRLVDPVTPVTSLLSYRRRGIDLNLEGVDLDTIALDGRVVHRNAWAGTRMSDDDVAVAELLARTGAWARGEGDEPYPLAQACQDHAISLAMAESARAHADVRVGGEPWS; the protein is encoded by the coding sequence GTGACCCCACCCGCCCCGACCCGTTTCGCCGTCGTCGGGAGCGGGTGGAGGTCGCAGTTCTTCGTGCGCCTCGCCCGGATGGCGCCCGACCGGCTGCGGGTGACCTCGGTGGTCACCCGCACCGCCGGTCGTGCCGAGGAGATCAGCGCCGGGTGGGGGGTTCCCGCGGTGCTGACCCTGGAGGAGGCGTTGCGCGAGCGGCCCGACTTCGTCATCGCGTCGGTGCCCTGGGCCGCGATGCCGGACCTCGTCCGCGAACTCGTCGCGGCGGGCGTGCCGGTCCTGGCCGAGACGCCGCCCGCCCCGGACGTCGAGGGTCTGCGGTCGTTGTGGCACGACGTCGGCGGTTCCGGACGCGTCCAGGTGGCGGAGCAGTACCTGCTGATGCCCGGTCACGCGGCCCGGCTGGCCGTCGTCCGCGACGGGACCATCGGGGAACCGACGTCGGTGCAGATCTCCTCGACGCACATGTACCACGCGGTGTCGCTGGTCCGAGGCCTCCTCGGCGTCGGGACGGAGGACGTCGTCGTGAACGCCCGCGAGTTCACCGCCCCGCTCCTGGACCCGCTCTCGGGTGCCGGGTGGGACCCGTCGGCGCGACCCCGGGACGCGACGACGACCCTCGCGACCCTCGACTTCGGCGGCCGCACGGGGCTCTACGACTTCACCGACAACCAGTGGTGGAACCCGCTGCGGGGCCGTCGCCTCCTGGTGCGGGGAACCCGCGGTGAGATCGCGGACGACGCCGTGACGCGGCTCGTCGACCCGGTCACCCCGGTCACCTCGCTCCTCTCCTACCGGCGGCGCGGGATCGACCTGAACCTCGAGGGCGTGGACCTCGACACGATCGCCCTCGACGGCCGGGTCGTGCACCGCAACGCCTGGGCCGGGACGCGGATGAGCGACGACGACGTGGCCGTGGCCGAACTCCTGGCCCGGACGGGGGCCTGGGCGCGCGGCGAGGGGGACGAGCCGTACCCGTTGGCGCAGGCCTGCCAGGACCACGCGATCAGCCTGGCCATGGCCGAGTCGGCCCGCGCGCACGCCGACGTCCGGGTCGGCGGCGAACCCTGGAGCTGA
- a CDS encoding sugar porter family MFS transporter, giving the protein MTEHHGSDRAADGGGGLTGAVVVVALVSAISGLLYGYDTGIISGALLQISDDFETGNGWEQVIAASILAGAVVGALTCSRLSERRGRRGTLLVVAVIFVIGTLGASLAPDPVTLSLARLVLGFAVGGATQTAPTYVAELSPTKYRGRLVLCFQIAIGVGILIATIVGASEKVDWRISIGAASVPAAIMFLLMLRLPESPRWLLKSDQEDRAREALERVRPDRADVDGELREISGLVHAESEASTKGWRGLREAWVRPALIVGCGLAIFTQLSGIEMIVYYSPTILTDNGFSDSAALQVSVALGATYLLTQLIGLAIIDRVGRRRLTLITLPGAALSLIVLGTFFVTGQDGKAQVPWIVATLVAFMAFTAGGIQLMGWLTGSEIYPLATRSAGAAAQSASLWGTNLLITLSLLSIIDTIGTGQTFWLYAAFNVVSFVFLYRKMPELTGHSLEEIESRLHEGRFRPRDFAQAREKTSAR; this is encoded by the coding sequence ATGACCGAGCACCACGGGTCGGATCGTGCCGCGGACGGCGGTGGTGGCCTGACCGGTGCGGTGGTGGTGGTCGCCCTGGTGTCGGCCATCTCGGGTCTGCTCTACGGCTACGACACCGGCATCATCTCCGGTGCCCTGCTGCAGATCAGTGACGACTTCGAGACCGGCAACGGCTGGGAACAGGTCATCGCCGCCTCGATCCTGGCCGGCGCGGTGGTCGGGGCCCTCACGTGCAGTCGGCTCAGCGAACGCCGGGGCCGTCGGGGAACCCTGCTCGTCGTGGCCGTGATCTTCGTGATCGGCACGCTCGGTGCCTCGCTGGCCCCCGATCCCGTGACCCTCTCCCTCGCGCGGCTCGTGCTCGGGTTCGCCGTCGGTGGCGCGACCCAGACCGCCCCCACCTACGTCGCCGAGCTGTCGCCGACGAAGTACCGCGGTCGCCTCGTCCTGTGCTTCCAGATCGCCATCGGGGTCGGCATCCTCATCGCCACGATCGTCGGAGCCAGCGAGAAGGTGGACTGGCGGATCTCGATCGGCGCGGCCTCCGTCCCGGCGGCGATCATGTTCCTGCTGATGCTCCGCCTGCCGGAGAGCCCGCGCTGGCTGCTGAAGTCGGACCAGGAGGACCGGGCCCGTGAGGCGCTCGAGCGCGTCCGTCCCGACCGCGCCGACGTGGACGGGGAACTGCGCGAGATCAGCGGGCTCGTGCACGCCGAGAGCGAGGCCAGCACCAAGGGCTGGCGGGGACTGCGCGAGGCGTGGGTGCGGCCGGCGCTGATCGTCGGCTGCGGGCTGGCGATCTTCACCCAGCTGTCCGGGATCGAGATGATCGTCTACTACTCCCCGACGATCCTCACCGACAACGGGTTCTCCGACAGCGCCGCGCTGCAGGTCTCGGTCGCCCTCGGCGCCACCTACCTGCTCACCCAGCTCATCGGCCTCGCCATCATCGACCGGGTCGGCCGGCGTCGGCTCACGCTCATCACGCTCCCGGGGGCGGCCCTGTCGCTGATCGTGCTGGGCACGTTCTTCGTCACCGGCCAGGACGGCAAGGCGCAGGTCCCGTGGATCGTGGCCACCCTCGTCGCGTTCATGGCCTTCACCGCCGGGGGGATCCAGCTCATGGGGTGGCTCACGGGTTCCGAGATCTACCCGCTCGCCACCCGGTCCGCCGGCGCCGCCGCCCAGTCGGCGTCGTTGTGGGGGACGAACCTGCTCATCACGTTGTCGTTGCTGAGCATCATCGACACGATCGGCACGGGCCAGACGTTCTGGCTCTACGCCGCGTTCAACGTCGTCTCGTTCGTCTTCCTGTACCGGAAGATGCCCGAGCTCACGGGGCACAGCCTGGAGGAGATCGAGAGCCGGTTGCACGAGGGCCGGTTCCGTCCGCGCGACTTCGCGCAGGCTCGCGAGAAGACGTCCGCACGGTGA
- a CDS encoding alpha/beta hydrolase, translated as MTTSTRRAVLATGAGVLVVGGAAVALEVRPVRSRIRTTLGIGQVADPVPSAGAGEPVFATFDSAARARPVTWGWATPPGVAPAGLPVLLVLHGRGDDARAAFTQLGVHQFLAAHVGGGGSPLAVVSVDGGSSYWHPRANGDDPLAMLREELFPRLHDTGFDLSRWAVAGWSMGGFGALLLAREVTAGRFPTSGELVAAAAGSPALFASAGATSAGSFDDAADWREFGDLVPGPATGSVALSVSCGVDDPFREQTEAYRAACDPAPAGGIGDGAHTMGYWRSLVPGWLRFVDVQLA; from the coding sequence GTGACGACCTCGACGCGGCGGGCAGTGCTCGCGACCGGTGCCGGTGTGCTCGTCGTGGGCGGGGCCGCGGTGGCCCTGGAGGTCCGGCCCGTCCGGAGCCGGATCCGGACGACCCTGGGCATCGGGCAGGTCGCGGACCCCGTGCCGTCGGCCGGGGCCGGGGAACCCGTCTTCGCGACCTTCGACTCCGCGGCCCGCGCTCGCCCGGTGACCTGGGGCTGGGCGACTCCCCCGGGCGTGGCCCCGGCCGGTCTGCCGGTGCTCCTCGTCCTGCACGGCCGCGGTGACGACGCGCGCGCCGCGTTCACCCAGCTGGGCGTCCACCAGTTCCTCGCCGCGCACGTCGGGGGCGGTGGGTCCCCGTTGGCGGTGGTCTCCGTCGACGGCGGGTCGAGCTACTGGCACCCCCGCGCGAACGGTGACGACCCGCTCGCGATGCTGCGCGAGGAACTGTTCCCCCGGCTCCACGACACGGGGTTCGACCTGTCCCGCTGGGCGGTCGCGGGGTGGTCGATGGGTGGCTTCGGCGCCCTCCTGCTGGCCCGGGAGGTCACCGCGGGACGGTTCCCCACGTCGGGGGAACTCGTCGCCGCGGCCGCGGGGAGCCCGGCGTTGTTCGCCTCCGCCGGGGCGACGTCGGCGGGGTCCTTCGACGACGCCGCCGACTGGCGGGAGTTCGGCGACCTGGTCCCCGGCCCGGCGACGGGGTCGGTCGCGCTCTCGGTGTCCTGCGGGGTCGACGACCCCTTCCGGGAGCAGACCGAGGCGTACCGGGCGGCCTGCGATCCCGCCCCGGCGGGCGGGATCGGCGACGGCGCCCACACCATGGGCTACTGGCGCAGCCTGGTCCCCGGGTGGTTGCGGTTCGTCGACGTGCAGCTCGCGTGA